The following nucleotide sequence is from Gammaproteobacteria bacterium.
GCTTTTCCATTACGTCAAACTGAGGCTCGTCCATAAAGACCTCGGTGTCTCCGACCTCGCTGAAGTCGTGCATCGATACCATGAAGGTGTTGGCGCCGAGAGTCTTTGCTTTCGCGTCCTGGCCGGCGGCAAGCCAGGCGAGCGTAGTAGCGAGCAAAGTTCCGCCAATGCAATAGCCCACGGTGTTCACCGTCTCGCTGCCCGTGATCTCGCGTATCGAATCGATCGCGGCGAGCGGGCCCTCAGTCATGTAGTCCTCGAAACCGGTGTCTTCCATAGCGGCGTCGGGATTCTTCCAGGAGAATATGAAGACCGTGAAACCCTGTTCCACCATGTAGTTGACCATACTGTTCTTGGGCGACAGATCGAGGATGTAGTACCTGTTAATCCACGGAGACATGAACAATATCGGCACCTCGTAAACCTGTTTGGTCCGCGGGGCGTACTGGATGAGCTCGATGATCTTATTGCGGTATACGACCTTGCCTGGTGTCATCGCGATGTTCTTCCCAAGCTCGAAGGCGCTGGCATCGACCATGCTCAATCGCCCCTCCTCCACGTCGGCTAGAAGATTGCGGGTGCCATCAACGACGCTCATTCCCCCCGTCTCCATAATGCGCTTGAGGGCCGCGGGATTGGTGAGCAGAAAATTCACCGGCGCCATGGCATCCACGAACTGCTTGAGGTGAAACTTGAGACGTCGCTGTTCTTCCCCGGTGTCTTGCCCGTCGATCTCGTCGGTCTCATTGAGGAGGTATTCCGAAGCCAACAGGTACGCCTGCTTGAGCGTCTTATAGTAAGGGTTGGACTCCCACGCCGGTTCGGCGAAGCGTTTGTCGGGCTTCGCCGGGTCGGCGACGCGCTTGTCGGGCTTGCACTTCTCCTCTTTCTCCTGCGCAGGCAGGCCCCAAAAGCGGGCTGCGCTGTCGCTCCACACCTTCATCGTCGTATCGAAGAGGCGAACGTTGTAGTCCGTGGCCACCTGCATCGCCCGCACGGGATCGGACATCTCGCGCATCCAGAGAGTCTGTAGCGACTTGGAAATCTCCATCCAGTTGAGCGGTATAATGTTGCGTATGGGGTTGGCCTCCGACAGCTTCATCATGGCCGACATCAACGGGTCGCGGGCTGTTGCCCCCTCGGGCGCAGCGTCCGTCGCCCCGCCGGAGTTCGGGATTGCCGACATGGCGCCCATGTTGTTCCTGAGCCACTCGGACCACACCTCAAACGGCGCGCCTGCACCTGAAAAGCCTGTGTCTGTCGATTCCTTGGGGTTCGTCATGAATCTTTCCTCCGAATATATTTGTTCGACGCGCCGCGCCTGGGGGGTTATGGAAGCTGATGGAAACTGATGGAAACTGATCGGCGTATCTCTTGATTACACGAAGTCCGTGGGGTTGATTACCGTTTAAGAAAAAGCGCCTTGGCAGGGGAAGGCCAGATACACAGCGGCCAAGTCGCTGCCATACTAAGACGGTTAATGACAACGCGCAATGAACGGCGCTGCTTAAACTAGCGAACCGGCTAAACTTGGCGAGGAATCATTCGCCGTGAGAGAGGGATTGATGCTGGGAGTGACAAGATCTCTCGGCGGTCGAGATGACAACCTGACTTAATCGAAAGCTATAAGTTCTCCCCAAGCAGGCGATCGCTCTGGTTCTTGATTACCTTGTAACATTCGCAGACCCGCGCCTCCAGTCCCGCGCGATCGACGATAAAGATGTGCCCGCGCCGGTAGGTTATCAGGCCGGCTTTGTGCAGGCGTCCGGCGGCCAGGGTCACGCCTTCCCGGCGCACCCCCAGCATATTGGCGATCAACTCGTGCGTCATGATCAGTACATCGGTTTGCAGCCGGTCATGACTTAACAGCAGCCAGCGGCACAGTTGCTGATCCAGCGAGTGCAGGCGGTTGCACACCGCGGTCTGCGACATCTGCGTGATCAGCGACATGGTGTAGCGCAGCAGCGCCTGGTGGAAGCTGCTGCCCCGTTCGAATTCGGCCTGCATGGTGATGGCCTTCATCCGTAGCGCCTGTCCGCCGCTCTGAATCACCGCGCGGCTGGGCATGCTGCCTCCGCCCATGAAAAGAGATACGCCCACCACCCCTTCGTAACCCGTGACCGCCATTTCGGCCGATTGCCCGTTTTCCATCACGTAGAGCAGGGAAACGATCGCGGTGGTCGGGAAATAAACGAAATTCTGCTGGCCGCCGGATTCATACAGAACCTCGCCAAGCGCGAGCGCGACCTCCTCCAGGTCAGGAAGGATGCGCTGGTATGAATCTTCAGTGAGCGTGGCAAGCAGCCTGTTTCTGGACAGGGCCGTACGCTGAGTGTTTGTCATGCGTACCTCGCGCAGGACTTCGGCGGCAGATGACCGAATCTTAGCGTGGCTCGTATGTGTGATGCAACACATAGCTTAAGCTCGCCTCAATGTGGCTCGCAAGTGCGATGCAACACATGATATAAAGCAAACACTTATACGTGCAATCGTACTTACAATCGATGCTGGCAGCGGTATTTTGCTCACAGCACAAAGGAAAGATTTTTCCGATTCCTTTTACCATGCAACGGGGAAGAACCCATGATTAGTGGGCGTATCGGATTTTTGATAGCCATTGCCCGTGGGTAACGGCGGCCTGAGCGCATCGGTTCTGCAACCGGCAGTTTCGCGGTCAATTCATGCGTGATGTTCCGCTTCCCGGGCGCGGCTACCCATTTTTGAAGCCCGCGTGATTCGTTTCTATGTGCGACAGCGTACGGACAGCTAGACGTGCCAGGGTCACTATGGAAGCGAGAATATTCGTTTTGAGCAAACGAGTGTAAGGGGGAATGTAGCGCAGGGTTTACCAACCACCGATGGATTCGTTGGGCGCGCATTGGAGCGATGACTACAATTTTAATAAGGAGCATGCGTTATGGACAGACTCGGTATCGTATTGCTGAGCGCGGTGTTGCTGCCCGCGTGCGCCAGCCAGATTCCGGAACAAACCAGTAGCGTACCGTCGCGCAACAGCCCGACGGAAGCTGACGCGCACGCCCGTGCGCAGCGCTTCAATGGCGAACACGTGCGTTGGGGCGGCACCATCGCCGCGGTCGAAAAACGCGAATCGCAGACCTGGATCGAAGTAGACCGTTGCCACTTGAGCAACAACGGCATGCCCGCCAAGAGCCACCGCGAAGGCCAGTTTTTCGCGCGACTGGAAGGAAACGTCGATCCCGCAATCTATGCCAGGGGCAGGTACCTTACAGTGGTCGGCGACCTTGAGAACGAAAACTCCGGCGCGATCGATGGATACGCCTACCACCAGCCTGTGGTGAACGTCGAGATGCATCACCTGTGGGCTTCGCTGCCGGAAGGCCATAACGGCGTTGGTGCGAAGTACGGTGCGTATTCACGCATGCCGTATCCCTACGGCCCTATGTTTTTCAGTCTCTTCTATTGATCGCTTTTAGGGGCGGCGGTGCCGTCGATTGCGGCGTGTGCCAGCGGTCGGCATCTCCACCGATGGCGTTAATGAGACGGCGACGCGGGGACGGGCGAAGGCCGGGATCGACTCCTTGCGCGGCGACAATGAGTTGTGGGGCGGGCGTATGGTCAACAGCGTCAATCCGGAGAATTCGACACAGCTGGAAGTGCTCGCGTATCCGCTCGAGGGTGCGCAACGCTGTGAGATATCCGGCGATCCCATGGGCCGCTTCTTGGCGATTGAACAAGGTTATCCGGAAACCGCGGACGGCGGTCGGGCATAAACCTGGGCACAGGGATCGGCGTCCTCTTCCAAAACATTCCGCTTCGCATGAGCAGCGCCCGCCATTCTCAGAACGGCAGCGTTCTTGCTTAATTTCAAGGCCAATAAGCCAGGCTCTGCACAAGTCGTTACGCATCAAAAATGAAATTCAGCCGATCGATATTTGCGGCAATGACCCGCACAGTACAGGAGTTTCTCAACGACCAGCCGCTGGATAT
It contains:
- a CDS encoding class I poly(R)-hydroxyalkanoic acid synthase, translated to MGAMSAIPNSGGATDAAPEGATARDPLMSAMMKLSEANPIRNIIPLNWMEISKSLQTLWMREMSDPVRAMQVATDYNVRLFDTTMKVWSDSAARFWGLPAQEKEEKCKPDKRVADPAKPDKRFAEPAWESNPYYKTLKQAYLLASEYLLNETDEIDGQDTGEEQRRLKFHLKQFVDAMAPVNFLLTNPAALKRIMETGGMSVVDGTRNLLADVEEGRLSMVDASAFELGKNIAMTPGKVVYRNKIIELIQYAPRTKQVYEVPILFMSPWINRYYILDLSPKNSMVNYMVEQGFTVFIFSWKNPDAAMEDTGFEDYMTEGPLAAIDSIREITGSETVNTVGYCIGGTLLATTLAWLAAGQDAKAKTLGANTFMVSMHDFSEVGDTEVFMDEPQFDVMEK
- a CDS encoding Crp/Fnr family transcriptional regulator translates to MTNTQRTALSRNRLLATLTEDSYQRILPDLEEVALALGEVLYESGGQQNFVYFPTTAIVSLLYVMENGQSAEMAVTGYEGVVGVSLFMGGGSMPSRAVIQSGGQALRMKAITMQAEFERGSSFHQALLRYTMSLITQMSQTAVCNRLHSLDQQLCRWLLLSHDRLQTDVLIMTHELIANMLGVRREGVTLAAGRLHKAGLITYRRGHIFIVDRAGLEARVCECYKVIKNQSDRLLGENL
- a CDS encoding Slp family lipoprotein, giving the protein MDRLGIVLLSAVLLPACASQIPEQTSSVPSRNSPTEADAHARAQRFNGEHVRWGGTIAAVEKRESQTWIEVDRCHLSNNGMPAKSHREGQFFARLEGNVDPAIYARGRYLTVVGDLENENSGAIDGYAYHQPVVNVEMHHLWASLPEGHNGVGAKYGAYSRMPYPYGPMFFSLFY
- a CDS encoding Slp family lipoprotein; the encoded protein is MPAVGISTDGVNETATRGRAKAGIDSLRGDNELWGGRMVNSVNPENSTQLEVLAYPLEGAQRCEISGDPMGRFLAIEQGYPETADGGRA